TATCTAGTAATATAACATATGTACTCCAAGTGAAACTGTGGAGTCCAGtaaaatggtaacaaaatggaATAACGAATTCATCCCATCTCGATTTCCCCACTTCTGCACTTCACACAAACTCATGGAGTAGAAGCTTGGAATAAAATTTTCGCCATCATGGACCAAGTTGCAtcttctcatttttgttttttgtgtctcAAGTTGGTATACTGACTCACCAAATGTTCATAATTTTTACCTCGGATCCCAGCCAAAGCCTCTGCAGCAACATTAATATTCAGCTACAGCTTAAccttttcaataccaacctgcctgagaccacCCTTATTTCTATGATACGAATTGCCAGTGCTGCATTaacacacctgtgccagtggcacataaaaagcatccagcacacttaGTTAAGtgagtgttaggaaggacatccagctacagaaaccatgtcacaacagacagttggagtctggacagttcCCTGCTAACCAGCTTTacctcaaaccatccaacctatgccagtattgaaagtagacgttaaataatgatgaagatatttGAAAGTGCCTGTTTTTAAgtaatctaatttttaaaattccttcaaaatttcatgtcaatttatgttccaaacaccagcttaacaatAACAAAGTTATGTTactaaattcttgattattttcaaaaactaAGTGAAACAAAGACTGTATTCCAACAGAAAGTTGTAATATAATTTCTAAAAGGTTCAAGTGACCACTGTTGTCATctgcatcattttaacatcccctTTTCTATGcgggtatgggttggacagagtttattgaagcagattttgcaTAGTCAGATGCTATCtcttacctgttttcaagcaaccTCCCCATGGCTAAACATGTTTCCACATAATATCATGACTGAATAACCTCTAACTACAACAATCATGCAGTGCTAAGATaaggtgaaacacacacacacacaatgggcttcttttagtttctatctactaaatccactcacagggctttacttagcctgaggctataaaagacacttgtccaaggtgtcatggagtgggactgaacccaaaacaatgtgCTTGAGAGACGAACTTATTAGCTACGCAACCACACCTGGATATGTTTGAATCCATAGCTATCTTTTGCCTATCAAACAAAAATCAGACTTTCCCCATATTCTCTTAGATTAATGTTTCACATCTTGAACTTAATTCTCCTTTTCTTTGTGAATTATTTAATAGCTGTTAagcttttgctttctttctccaactaaggagaataaaattacaattaattaaagatgtgtttactattcactatcatcatcatcacaatgtcCACTGTTTCCAAGGCCAGATGGAAGGTTTTAGGCAGATTTTCCACgttcagatgcccttcctgtctgcCAACCCTCACTTCCAAgggaggtaatatttcctcatggtcagGCATGTTTTTGATAGAAGACTGGGAACAAAtaacctcacttgtatgacagtgatgtttgtttacaaccatcatgtgatgtctagacaagggtatacacacacatacacacatgtacatagattatatttacaataggcttcttccagtttttaccacatccatttacaaggctttggttggttcagagctatagttgaagacacctacccaagatctgtgtgtgtgtgtgtgcaagagactaaacctgaaaccatatggctgggaaacaAGCCTCTTAACTACACGGCTATGTCTGCACCAGTCTTATTGTTgtgttgtaattatttatttgtttctttttttattatttcagtgcGTCAGTTGTCACTGTAGTAGTTGAAAGTAAATGGTCATCTCATCATGTGATTAACAAAGAAGCAGAATTAAGTGCTGTTGGTACGTTAACTTGATTAGTTTATCTATTTCTGATTCATTTCTATTCACACACCTTACCCCGACAAACCAGTCtacatctctacatctcttctcttcctcacatttcctccttcatgcaCTATGTCTAACTTTCACTCCCCTATCCTGTCCTCATGGCCCTGTttttctgtatcattgctatctgaTAGCCCCTGCactctatatacccaggtttttaCCACTCACTTCCTCTCCCCACTCTCTAATCACACTTTTCTGACAATATCCTGCCACGTATATtatgccaccatctatatctctctctgcctttactcgaccatcccatttatattctgatccccatcccttgtgagtatgcttggcactttgccaccatctctatcctgctgtttctcattttctttctccttctcctgcacttccctcaggttgggtaaccatgtagcTCCTTTGTGATAGCACACTTGCTTCTTTCCTCATTCccgatttctctctctgtctccagctgggtaaccttgtacctctaCCGCAAAATACCTGTTTCTGTTTCTCTGCCCCACTAATCTTATTCTGTTTATGGGAGGAACCTTTGGTTTTCATCCCCCACTTAGgtgtttgctttatatatatatatatatatatagatatatgcataaatgtaattcttttcccaaataaattgcacttcatatttgaggctctgatgaagctataaggtgttactcaggctCTCAACTATAAGTCctctgcatcttatagcagaaatagctgtaagctGATGAAGTTCTTATGATAATCGTTATTCCTttatcatctcattttcttagCATAAATAATATGTATTCAAACAAGAAGAGGTAGTGAATTAATGGTAGACTACTTAAATATTCACAGAGGCAACTTAACTATAgtctttctttttaataaaatatttgtaatatactGAAATAATTCCTGAAGGATAGAAAGTGTGTTAATCCTTAAATATATgcagttgttttctttttgattctTTTAGCCCAATCAGATAATACTTCCACGTGTGTGAATGGTTATGGAACTGTCATCAACTCCTGTGTAGAATGCACTGCATTTGAGTTGGTAAGTAtaaaatgattgtatttgctgaTTTCAAATTACATCTTTATTTTTACCTAATgttcatatttcatattaaatataaaaatgcaaaaatgtcAAATGACATCGAAAATAAGCTGCTACAGATTTAAGTGAACTCAaattaagcattaaaaaaaactaCATGGAATATCTCTTGAAATTATTGTCATAGAAAATAACTATAGTGGCTTTGAGGCTGTGGGTGCTGAATGGTTAATTCTTGACATTGATGTGTTAAGTGCTGGCATGActctgtagttaagaagtttgtatTCCTGCCattatagtttcaggttcagttccaatgtgtggcactttaggcaagggTCTTCTTCAATAGCCCTGAGCTTTCCAAAGtcttctaagtggatttggtcgatggaaaccgAAAacaacctgtcgtgtgtgtgtgcttgtgtcaccTAGTTTCAACAACCTTTGATGGTGGTAAACAAATGTCAGTTATACAAGCAGTCATTCCTTTCCAATGTTTCATGGAAACatattccctcttttactcttttccggCATTTACTGCAgctgagcactgtatataataagcttattattatcattattaaggcagcaagctggcggaatcattagcctGCCAGGccaaatgattagcagcatttcatcattctttattttctcagttcaaattctgccgaggtcaactttgcctttcaaacttttggggtcaattaaataagtaccagttgagcactggggtcattaTAATCAACTCACTCCtggaattactggccttgtgcctaaatctgaaatcatcgtcagcatcattattattatgaaagcagtgagctggcagaattgttagcttctgacaaaatgcttagtggcatttcacttGTCTTTATGCTCCAAGTTGAAATGCTGTTacggtcaattttgccttttattctttcaaggtcagtaaaataaataccagttgaacattagggGGTCATTGTAATTAATTATCCCTTTGCTCCAAAGTTCCAGAccttgtgtctgtagtagaaaggatcattattactactactacaatgatagcaagctggcagaattgtgttTCAGACAAAATTTTTGTGCAAAAACCACTGAAttcaactttccttttcatcattacagttgaaaataagtattggttcagtgctggggttgatgttatcgacttccctttcccccaaaattgctggctttgtgccaaaattaaaaagatcTACTATGACTACTATACAATTCCCCTACTAACTTTTTTGCACATCATAGCCGGTGCAAACCTCAAAACTACCAGTATGCAATTTAGGGGTACTTTATtgtgttgtgttttatttttttatcatcatttctTCATTTGATAAGGTGTCATCTAATTCAGATTCCAAGCTGTACCTTATTGAaagatctttcttttcttcatctcaGCTCGTTAACTACTGATCTCTACTGTAAGAAATTCCTTAAAAAAATGTAAGGGCGGTACATTAGATAATTTAGTCTTAAATATATTGCATCCGGCAAAAAGATAGGACGATCCCAacttgaatgcctttgatcatagctctgaaGAACAACTATAAAAATGGAGGCAATGCTAAGCAAGTCAGAAATATAATAATTCAGGGGGAATAACTCCTATAATTTTTGTAACGTTATAGTCATTAAATAAAATacgtaaaattattttactttgagtgtttttcttttgttctttaaatGTCTTGACTGGATTgcagaaatacaaaatatgttaaaTTAGAAATAGCAATTGTAGGCCTTTAGACTATCTTTGCCTTTCactatgaaattaaattctttagcattcggattattTTGTCAACtgtaatgttatttatttacattgttttgtattaattatgcataatcttgtagttttgaggatttgatgtgattgtttaattttaagaTAACATGGtggggtaggtatgagaggctggatttagctggtttgaacatacaacaggcagaatattttggccggatacgtaaaaagcaccatctgatcctggccgtttgccagcctcgtctggcacctgtgccagtggcacataaaaagcacccactacactctcggagtggttggcgttaggaagggcatccaattgtagaaacattgccagatcagactgagcctgttgcagccttctggcttcccagaccccagttgaaccgtccaacccatgctagcatggaaagcggacgctaaacgatgatgatgatggatggtttaaatgctaaagggttaaatttcacggttattccagtaatgccgttaaatatttattaaaaaatagaattggtattttctgcatctcaagtttgcctcaataaacttgacacatctcaacaaaaaatagtttcaaatatgacattcctcaacaaaagatagattagTATATAAAACTTCTCTCTTCTGTTGagtgtaatgaaattttgagtggatatatctgctTTTTTAGTGAAGCTATAGTtataaggtgattaaaatgaaTGAACATATGTACTAATCACTTcaattactgttttttttcttttttgtagaaaTTGGAAAGGCGATACTGTCAAGAAACAGGTTTAAAAACATTAATACGTTGCCCAGATGGCCGGCATCTATACAAGAAGTAAGTTAACAACTATGGTAATAATATCtataatgctgttgttattgcttttgtttaacctcaggtcagtACTAACCCAaaattatgatcaaagacattttggCTGTGACaatcttgtcttttattttcttgaTACCCAATACTACATACCCACTGTGTCCTCTACGTTTTATATGATAGGATGCAAtgtgaagaagatttggctgttatatctaaCACATCAAGCAACCACAGAGAAGCTCTCACATCAGCTCTGATATCCCTCGTTGGCTTGTATCATTTATGTCGTAAAATATATGCACTCCATTTTCACTGGTTCTTCAGTTGATGAAATGAGCTAATTTTGACACCTTTCCTTTATGTGCATAATGAGAAAGCCTACAAGGTCACTTTGCCTGTTGGAAATGTCAGCAAAATTTTTCTCAGATAACACACTTGCATGTAAATAAGAAACATCACTTCAAACAACCTAGTTCAAGATATACAAAAATGATgccatggtcatggctggaagccTTTGATCATCAGTATGCAGACTCGCACCACCACAAGAGACAGTCCTTGTTGCAGTGTGATGGCTTTGTTTTCCTCAATGCCTCTGAGAGCTATGCCAGAGGAGCATAAGCTCTTAGTGGCAtcccatgctggacaggtcaaaggataaaGGCTAGACTAATATAGGCTACATTTTAAGGGtttctggctatagaaaatctgcctcaaataaactctgtccaacccattcaagcatggaaaaatgaacatttaataataatgatgatgatgatgattgtttgtgGTTAAGAattcaaaatagaaaagaaaccaTGCTTTTAATAGAGTTATTATGATTTAAAGATTTTTGGCTTTGTTTCATCACGTTTTTGTTCTCCTGTGTAGTTAGTTGTATACTACTTATAAATAGCTGATAATCTATGAATCTGGAAGTTTGATTGAGGTTAATTAAACTGGTTAGGAGATTTGTAATTAAAAGATATTGTTAGTAGATGGTAGACAGAATGAAAGCAGAACAAAGGATAGAAGTGACATGTAGAGAATGTTTTCATTTGGAAAAATGAGTGAAAAAACAAGAAGGTTGTTTCTGTATGGATAGTTCACAGTTTGTTTCAACTCTGTTGCCAAATGGGGGAGACCCTGTGCAGTCATTTGACATATTAcaaatagaagccaaatttctcttgaatagcactccactatcatcatcaaaattagttaacatccacttttctgtgcttgcatgaatTAGAGTTTATTGATGCAGATTTTGTACtgttagatgctcttcctgttgccaacatcacatgtttccaagcaaggtaatatttctccatggccatacatgctttccatggaagactggaaacgaacaatgttgcttgtatgatagtgatgctTGTTTATGACCATCACATGATATCCATACAAAAGTACATGCAAacagtctcatacacacacagacacacacacacgcacacatacattaggcttctttcactttatgAATGATGTGAGAATGATAGCCTCTACACTGCCTGTCAGCTGGTTaggaaatagcagcctaatctctGCAGAAGGTGACATTAAACAATATAGTCCTTggtatacaagaaaaaaaaaaaatagtcacagctgaatatttttttttgtaagtatatattcaaTTGGGACTCTCCTCTGGTTAAATGGTAACCATAAAATATGTaactttatatatctttattcatcAAAAAAAATCTTGAAAGAGTATGGAATGTCCTAACAAAGTCTGTTAATATAGTATATTATCCAATGAAAATTTGATAATACTTGATCTTATGTATCTTTCCATCCCCCTTCAAAACTCACCTCCAAAGAATAAATGGGCCATTTATAAcaaagtaatatatttatttatttatttattcattgtagtTGCCCAGCAGACAcatggaaagaagagaaaaaatttctGCTCTTTGAATGTCTTACAACTATAACAGGACTTCTCTCTTATGCTGTAGTCAGATACAGACAGCGTCGATTAGATCATCTTCTGATGGAAAAAATTAACAGACAGATAGCAGCTGGTCTTTAATCAGGATGaggacattgttgttgttgttattttcatcattatcattattattattgaaggtggctgagctggtagaatcgttcgtgtgctggataaaatgcctagcagcatttcttccagctttttacagtcttacctttcatcctttcaatgttgataaattaagtaccagtaatacactggggttgatgtaatcgacttgttccctcccgcaaaatttcaggctttgtgcctttagtagaaagaattattattattattattattaagatggcaagctgccagaatcattagcacaccaggcaaaatgcttagcagtattttgtctgtcactacattcagagttcaaattccaccaaggttgacttttcatcttttcagagttgataaattaagtaccagtcaagtactagcgTCGATGTGATAGACTTATCTCCTCTCcacaaattattactattatatatatatatatacatatatatatatatacacatatatatatatacacatatatatatatatacacatatatatatacacatatatatatatacacacacatatatatatacacacatatatatatacacatatatatatacacatatatatatatatatacacatatatatatacatatatatatataacttggtgagctagcagaatcattagcactccaggaaaggtgcttagtggcatttcatctgctgtcttcacattctgacatcaaatactgccgaggtcatctttgaaTTCTTGAATCctcttgggattgataaaataagtaccagttgtgcactggtgtcagtgtaattgacttagcccctgaTTATATAAAATGCTGGTGCTAGTAAAGCAATTGTATGGGATGGATGTCTTGAgaactattttatatttgtatggaaAGAGTGAGGGGATGCTGTGGTGTAcctatacattcgtatatatttatacatacatacattcatatatatatatatatggaacagacTTTGCCCAAGACACCACATGAGACCAAACTTGGTATCACATGGTACAAACTCCACTATTTAAGCAATTAGTAACTGGGTGTGTCAGCTTTTTTGTTCCACAAAATTATGTAGGCAGGTGGTAAGTTTTGGCTGGTCATTTCTTTTCTTGTTGTTTAGGGTATCTCTTTGTTTTCACTTGTACAGTTGGGAGTTATCATGGCTTTGTTTGTATAGAAAATTGCTTCTGTTGTGCTTTGATGTTCACAGAAGTATTTGGGTAAGGGTTGTATGTCTACTGGACTTTGTACCTTTGACCTTTACATTGTCAAAGcaaaaggattaaatccaattataCCAAAAGCAACAAAAGTTTTGACACATCTTGTATGTGcctaacaaaagagaaacacctATTCACTTATTTATAAAGTTCTATCTATATGAATAAATTCTAACTAATAATATAATCACAAGTTTAATTAATGAAAGTTTCTCTAAAACACCTTTCCATAACAACCAACCCTAAAAGCCTAATTACGACTCCACTCAGACCCACACACCCAAGACTATAAAGGCAAGACTAATTCTAATGCATTGAGTCCATCAATGGTTTAGCTGattgaaacttcaaagttactgttaGTAATCTtcctgtttaaaaataaaaaagattgtcctctacaaaagtatagagtaatccataaaagaaaaattatttttattataactgattatagaaaacaaacattagtatacacatgcacacacctttgTTGgttacaaagggcctctctctcagagtgaaaggcagattgcatAATGCCTGCATGTCAGTGGAACATGGGCTGACTACAGAGGTCATGAGaaggcttaaaagaaatgaagctagcatgctctgctgaATGTACAATGGAATATAagtatcttaaccctttcattactgtatttattttgagatgttctgtgtttctttcaattatttaaaatataacaaagaatttagtaaaataacatcattatcattcaggaacataaattgtgactaaggtttggtggaaaattttaattcaaaacttatgaaaacaagacatttgtattcagaaccTGAGccggttggtaacgaaagggttaagagaaaaattggatataacaggcatcagatgttgtgtgcaagagagaagactgcactggtatgactGAAACTTCTGGTGAATAgttgtgcttgtgaagacatgccaagctaagtaaaattgtggctgtggcacataaaagacactcaGTGGAGTGGTTAGttttagggagggcatccagctgtaaaagccaaaCCAAAATGgatcggaacctggtgcagctatctggcttACCATCTCCAGTCGAACCATCTTAAcccatagaaaatggacattaaatgataatgatgatgatgatgatgtataggtttggtgatgcaaacaggaaaatagaactcaaaacatgagtgtatatatttttttattattaattaatcatcagAAGTTAGAGAGTGACTTCTTGAGATCTGAGAGTTTTGTGTATTGGCTATTGGAGGGGTCACTCTGTAACATctgccaatatatgtatatatatatacacacacacacacatatatatatatatatatatatatatatatatatatatatatatattcatacacacacacagatttgaagataaatatctgtaaatacctaaaaacaataaacattttctgaATAAAAGATTCAGTACAGTAGTTTTGAAGTTTTGCTGATGGCAGTTTATTTGCTTAAATTAGCCACTGATGTGAAACCTTGAAGCCACTGTCaagaatttataatatatgtacaaagttgttgatgtttttattgTTAATCTTCAGGTCAGGATTAATTAACTAGATGTATGATCAAAAGTTTGCATTCCAGTGATGTCTACCTAGTCTCTTATTCAGACATAATATAATTATGATTCCATTATCCAGTgtatcttatttaaaaaaaaaaataccagtagGATGTGATCTGTTGGAGAtctggctactgtttctagcagacaAAGCAATCATGAAGAGGTTCCTTGGGTGTGTATAAAACAAATTGTTAGTTCTTCTCTAATGCTGTTGTTTTCCAGTATATCACTTTGTTCTCTTTTCTTTAAAGAGAGTTTTTCTCATCATATGAGGAAATACCTAAAGACAATAAAcattgtctgaataaaagattcaGTACAGTAGTTTTGAAGTTTTGCTGATGGCAATTTATTTGCTTAAATTAGCCACTGGTGTGAAACCTTGAAACCACTGTCaagaatttataatatatgtacaagGTTGCCTTTTGTACACTGTCCagttctaagtttatatatataaagaaggtgGTCACTCCTGTTGATTtcaatgtatgagtgtttgaaggagaggatctaaaagaaaaatcaactttaaaaataaaagaagctgcaTCTATTTGTGATGGACACATGAATATCATTTGAATTCAAGTGTATGTTTTACTCTGAAGTCACAATGGGGATactgatgattttgattttgcatgGGATTGGACAggtagttaattttttttaaatattttagggTCCTCTTCATAGTTGCTTGACTTGGTAGAACTAGCAGATAATCTCTGTCAAATCATGCCCTCccacttcacaaaaaaaaaaaaaaaaagagcgagCACTCAGGAATTAATGTAGTCCAAA
This portion of the Octopus sinensis linkage group LG12, ASM634580v1, whole genome shotgun sequence genome encodes:
- the LOC115218136 gene encoding uncharacterized protein LOC115218136, whose protein sequence is MIELCTKKRMAIAIIILISASVVTVVVESKWSSHHVINKEAELSAVAQSDNTSTCVNGYGTVINSCVECTAFELKLERRYCQETGLKTLIRCPDGRHLYKNCPADTWKEEKKFLLFECLTTITGLLSYAVVRYRQRRLDHLLMEKINRQIAAGL